Genomic DNA from Priestia filamentosa:
TTAAGGCTGTATAGCCATCTGCACCAGGTGTTCGCTTGCCTGTATTTTGTTGCGTCACTCTGCGAATGGAAAGTAGTAGATTTGCTTTACTCCGGGTAAGATGCGGGACGCATCAGAGTAGCCTTATGATTCTACTTTTCCTCTTACCAAGACCCAAGCAAAAATTATGCATTATCTTGAGCTAACCTTTACGAAGCTTACAAACCTTCACGTTCGTTTACCATACCTATCTTCTCCTAACAGTATTCTGGACCATGCATTTGTCCTCTGTTTCCGCATTTCCTCATGCAACCGACAGACTCGTTACCAAGCATGCCGTTTCGGATGGAGATCATCTTTACGTCTAGATGAGTAGTGTCAGCTACACTGTAAGAAAGCGACTTCTTGTCGCACCATAAGATGGATTACAGGAAGTAATAAAAGCTCAAACTCGTTGAATACCAAATAGTTTGAGCTTTTTCTTGTCATTTAAGTATACTTTTACGGACGAAGATTAGAGAGGTTTGTTAACTTTAAGAAAAATGTTCACTTAATCTTCTTTATTATCGAACTTTGAAAAGGAGATGCACTCCAAAATTTTTTTAATACTTCTCGTCTAATCATTATAAAGTATAAAGGCTTTTACTTATCTTTGCATAAAATGAAAAAGACAATGAAGATTATTCAGGTATTTTTAAAGAGAGAAGGTTGCTTATTTATGGAAAAATGATCCCCTTCTTTTTTAAAGTGAGTTTCTTTCTGGATTTGCTGCCGGCTCTCTGGTATTAAAACTTTCATTTGTGATTCTGATTGTCGTTTGGCTATTGCACCAATACTACATGGAATTGCAAATGCTAGGAAATTAAGTTGAAGAGGAAGCTGCGAGCTTAATAAAAATTCTCCAACTGTAGGACCGAGTATACCGCCAATTCTTCCTACTCCCAATTCCCAGCCGACTCTTGTTGAACGGATACCAGACGGGTAAAACTGTGGGACCTATGAATGAGTTAGTATTAATTTGTGTACCTGTTGTTGTCCCGCCAGCAATACAGAGTAATATATATTATTTTCATCTACAAAAAACTAATTGGAAGTTTTTCTGATTAGTTTTTCTTACTTATTGATTCGCCTTTTTTACCCACTCTGCTACTGTTACTGTACGTTTCGCTTGATGTTTTACAGCTGCTTGAACATCTTCAATCATTTTTCCATCTTGACCAACAGTAACACTTGTACCATATGGATTACCACCTGCTCCAAATAATACTGAATCCGTATAACCTGGAGTTGCTATAATGGCCCCCCAATGCATCATAGAGGTATATAAAGAGAGAAGGGTAGCTTCCTGACCACCATGTGGATTTTGTGCAGAAGTCATTGCACTGACTACTTTGTTTACCGTTTTACCTGTGGCCCATAATCCTCCTTGAATATCAAGAAATTGCTTCATTTGTGATGGCATGTTTCCAAATCGAGTCGGAACACTAAAGATAATTGCGTCTGCCCACTCAATATCGTCCCCTGTTGCTATTGAAACTTCTTTCGTTGCTTCCACAGTGTTTTTCCATATATCATTTTTTTCAATAATAGAATCAGGTGCTAATTCCTGTACTTTTAATACTTTAACCTCAGCACCAACTTCTTTTGCTCCTTCTTCTGCCCACTTAGCTAGTTGATAGTTTGTTCCACCCATGCTATAAAAAATAACGGCTAATTTTACATTTGACATTGTTTTAATCTCCTTTTCTGATGAAATTCCAAATAATTTAGATAAAAAACCCATATTTACACCTTCTTTATAATTTCCTTATTTTTAATTTTTTATTTAAACGTTTTAATTCGCTTTTCCGGTAGTTGATACTACTTTGTATTAGG
This window encodes:
- the wrbA gene encoding NAD(P)H:quinone oxidoreductase encodes the protein MSNVKLAVIFYSMGGTNYQLAKWAEEGAKEVGAEVKVLKVQELAPDSIIEKNDIWKNTVEATKEVSIATGDDIEWADAIIFSVPTRFGNMPSQMKQFLDIQGGLWATGKTVNKVVSAMTSAQNPHGGQEATLLSLYTSMMHWGAIIATPGYTDSVLFGAGGNPYGTSVTVGQDGKMIEDVQAAVKHQAKRTVTVAEWVKKANQ